In Neodiprion virginianus isolate iyNeoVirg1 chromosome 6, iyNeoVirg1.1, whole genome shotgun sequence, the genomic window TGcccatcaatttttatcaacaatcaattattgaatcgccattttgaaattttctgtttacAAGATTCGATTAATTCTATATGGCGGATGTGATCCGCTCCTCGTTATTAAGAGGGGTATAGAAGATGAGAAGTATAAGTCCAAACAAAGCGACATGCTGTTGAGATCATTTAActgtattatattaataatacaaaGACGACATACAAAGTATACTGACAAATTTACTAGTTTATTGTGCAGCACTTGTATACCTCAGAAGTAATAATAGATTCACTTTTTAGGAGATTAAATTAGATGATTACAGTTTTAATCATGTTTCACAAGTCAGAcataagcaaaaaaaaataaaaattcatcaaaaacaACGATGCAAGTTAAGATTGAACCTGGTACCGAATAATACAGGGTAAATGCAATTCTGCAAGTGATAATGCTGTTCTATCTTTGTGAATTCAAcggtacaataattttttaccactgTTATTGAAGTGATATACATTGTCATTTAAGTAAGATTGTTGAATGTACAgagatttttaaaatgaattttaacaGTCGATATTGAAGTTtgttaagtaaaaaaaatattcgaagtCAATTACAACCaagaaaactaaaatatatatataagacaAAATGCCCAAGATAAATGCATTctgttttataaaaaaaagtcaacgAAAATATTGGACTTATGCTGTTTGTTCCCTCGAGCCTCTATATTATATGTAGtaataatgaattaataaTTGTTATGTCTGTAATGAATCAACGAAACTGTAGGCCTCTTTTAGGTTTTATTGCAGACCGGGGATGACACGTTGTCCTTTAATATATGTGGGCTGCTTTGCAAAAAGCCTGAAGTTAACACTATCTATTGATCTTTTTATCCAAGATTTagagtttattttattattgaaaattttaccttCTGTATTAGATGGATATTAATCGATAGCTTGAACATACTATATTGTAAGATTTGCGCATACATCTACACGCACGtgctaataaattattaacgtATCACGCtatgaacaaattttatacacgTGGCAATTCAAAGTCTGGATTTCCTTCGATTTACTCAAGGCTAGTCAAATGCTAACTAGACTAATTTCAAGATTACTGCTTTGTATGTAGCCTCAACATCTTACCTTGCAGTAATCTTTAAGTAATATATATCACTGCTACCACCATGCACAATGCTAAAAAGTCTCAGTTTAACTTTTAAATGAATGCAATATGTAAGACAAAGAACTTGAATTGTGTGGACGAAGGTGTAGGGTGGCTTGCATTAGGATTCTGATTAAAAGAGtcatttgtatgtattttaacacacattaGTTACTAATTTTTATTGCGAGTTTTATACATTATAACATCCATATAGATTTATttactgataaaattttctcttatCAGTCTTCACAAGTTTAACTCAATTATAAAGCCAAAGATGAGCTTTTAAAGTTGAATCAAAAACCAGCGAGATTTTACATTTGTCAAACGTACCCTACTTTTATGCAAGTAAGAGACACCCTATAAGAAAATTTAGTTTATCCAGCAAACAGCTGAGATGTGACATGgtcaaataataacacagAATTGCaatatataattgaaaaaataatctataattaaaataatcagaaaaacaAACTGTACGAAAAGTTTTCCAgttttattagaattttttcaagatgCTTACAAAAGTTTATTAagatttttaagtttttttttacatttgtcgggattaatgttattattattattattattattttgaacgTGCTAACTAATCAAGGTCACAATCTTCTTGTGATTCTGGTGGACAGGGACACTCGGCCGAAATACTGTCTTCGACATAGTAACCTGGAGCAGGGTAACTCTGGTGATACACAGTATCATCGCACATCTTAGCTGTGGGCGGTTTGTATTGTGTCTTTTGAGCCCAAGGCAATTCCATTTTAGGTCTTGGAATCCATGGCTGATAGGATAGTTTGTTAATAGTTTCTCCATCTATCTTTGCCGCAGGTCTGACAATGGAAGGATGTAAATTAATTTGAGTAATTCCTTACATATTGAGTATTTCTATCTAGTACAATTGATTCCAACTTTAGGAAGCAAAGTGAAAGTCAATCCCTGGTCGATGCATTTCAGTATCGAGAAAGAAATAATGATTTGTGAGTGGTTCACTCAGGTTCAATAATTACGTATTAATCTTTGTAAATTGACAATGTTAGTATTTTATCATTTAGTTTATAGCATGCATTTTGCAGTCACTGCTGTAGACAAGTGTAgtttgtactttttttcttttttacgattataaaaattcaagcaAATTTAATTACACAGTCAGTCTGTTTAACGAAAACTGGTTTTAACTTGATAAATCGACACCTTCAACACCAAGTTGCAAGAATTTTGTGGCCTTATGAGAATTAAGTATACGGACTGTTCAAATATGTTTTTTACGTTCACATTAGGTTCTGCTTTATTTGTATGAGCATTAACAAAATTGGTATATAGTCGCCTTAacattaattaaaataatcattGCTCTTTGTCAGCCTTGATGTGTTGAAGAACTGTATACATTTAATTATGCAGATTGATATACATAATTTATTAACATAATTGTATGCGTCCAGGAAATATCCAATGTTATAATATTCGATGTTACACTCAATATGAAATAAAGTTAGATATACATGAAAGTTAAAATATCGTCTAGCCTaagtaataattttgtaacattttttaatatctaaGAAACTAATTTACACACGATAAtgttatgaaaatttacaagtgTTGGAGATAAgcagaaaatttaaaactctTGCTAAACCAAACTTTATCTTTTAGTTATTATTAACTCCCTATCACTACCTATCTCACAAATACTTCTATCGAAACctccaaaatttgtaatcaaattttcaatccgtTATGGCATCCTCAATATCTCTCATGAAATCAGCACTAGTTACAGGGTGTCTACTAGCCTGGAAAAGCCTTGAATTCTTTGAATTGCTatggaatttattttcatcgtggAAACTCCTTAACTATGAGTTAGCGGTACTGGTACTAATATCACTATTTCTACACTGTATACTAACGTTAATTAGcctgatttcaaaaattaaatcaagtatttttctttaaaacgCACTTCATTCATTTTGAAACCCATAAAATCTGACATGcatgattaaataaaattatcaaaagcGTATCAGAAAACCAACTCAgttatattttcaacttaCTTGCAATATTGTGATACTGGTTTATAACTTGTCACTGGTTCTACAGGTCCAGGATCCATGTATGAAAGAGTTGCTGTAGTCCTACCTTCGAGCGGTTGATCAGATGATCGAATATTATTGCAAGGAATAACCAGATCAGGTCGTGGAACAAGTTTTGGTACAAAGTCGTGTCTATTGGTTGTAAGGCATTGCATAGGCCCGTCGCCCATCATATTTCTGCGGCTCGGAATTATGAGGCCTCTTTTTTCCACTGATACTGGTTGGTAGCTCAACTGGAAGATAGCAAAATTACACAGTAAACTTTAAGTTTTGAATCTGTGCGAGATCAAGCAATTATTTGCATTGgcttttttttccgaaaatagTCTACTTAACATCCTTGGTACCTTATTAGTAGTATCACCAGACATTTTTTGATCGGACCTAGCAATATTACTGCAAGGGCGAATCGGTGCTGGTCTTTCGATATCGCAGGGTAAAAAGCTTTCCCCATAGATTGTTTTCCTTGCAAATTGAGCACCACCAGGAAATATAATGCATTCATTTGCAGGTTTAAAGGGTTGTTCCCGAGCCAAGTTTGCATTTTGTAGATAACTCTTTGAGTAGGTTGTTGCACCCTCCATTGATGCATCTGGTGgtcttttacaaaatatttcttaataCATTACAGATACGTACAATATATTCATTACTTCATAACTTCGCATGGCTACAATAGTGATTGGTATTTATAatagtataatattttttccactataaaataaaaataatctaaaaaCTTATACTTGTATGCTTGTTTCAGTTTCCATggataaatttcttttctttgaaCTCGAAATGGTTGATAGCTAAGTTTTTGTGTTGTGTATTTTTCTATACTCTTTTCTGGAGGGCAGTATCGCCCTTCAGGTTTATAACTAATCACAGGTTCTACAGGGCCTGGATTCATGTATGACAACGCGGCAGTAGTTTTGTCCTCTAAAACGCCGCTACTCGTGCGAATGTTATTGCACGGCACAAATAAATCCATTCTTGGTACATATTTTGGTACATAATCATGACGTGCAGTTGTTACACATTGCATCGGACCTTGACCGCTTTGGGTTCTAGAAATCAAATATTTAGTATCATACAGCCAAAGTAAATTCATGGAGAAATTTTAGTTAtctaatatattatttctacCTGCGGGAAGGGGTAAAGGCCTTTGCTCTAGTAACACCCCAGTTAGCTCGAAAGCTTAGACGATTCGTTGTTTCATCAGATATTTTTCCCATAGCTCTGTCAAGAGAGTGCACTGGTTTGAAAGATTGAGTTTTCGCATGTGGCGTTGCTGCTTTATCAATGTTTAGGTATGATAAATGATATGTTGTGCTTGCATCGATAGGTTTCGTAGGAGGGCAATAAACTTTTTCTGGAGCATAAGATTTCTCTCTCGCTGGTTGCACGTACCGTTTCAAAGACTAAATTGCGAATATAGTGTATTagcattatcattattattcttgtgGTGGATCAGTGCTAAAAATACAATGTTTGGTAAACATTGATTAGTTTAGAACTTATGCGTATAGTTTGAATAggagaatttatttcatcggATTTATATACAGTTGTACCCCACCTTTCAGTGTTTGTATAGATACACGAAAATTGAGGAATTGCATAAAATCCGCTGATAATTTTGGATACAGTCTTGTCTATTACGATTTTTACACAGAGTTAGAATACTTTCTAGCCCCCATGgtgtgtaatttttcttacattagAATAGTAACTTCGACACTTTTAGTCATCTTTTTTACAAATGTTACATAACAATTCAATAATTCTAGGAATCTGATATTTTCTTCAcgctatacatataaaaaatgttcagcAATTTACTTCTAATTGATCTACACATGTTCAAGTGCAATCTCGGTTATTGATCTTTGATTTTAGTTGCACAGAGTCATAAATGAAACATAAGAACTGGATATTATCTTTTTTTAGATGAGATTTGACCTCACGATAATTAACGAATCACAAACGTATTCTGATCATTTTTGCAATTGAATTAATTCTGAACAGAGAGCGACAACAatgattatttcaatttcattcagCAACCTATGTATACATTGAGAACAACCATAAGTTTATAGATAATTCATAATCCCTATCTGATCTCGAGGCATAAGTTCATACCCACAATTAGTTGAATTTCTAATCCTTGCAATTAGTTACAATTATTAAACTAAAGAAAACATTTCACTTGAGTAGAACATGAGATGGCACAAATAATAGTGCTATATAATTCTCAATTACAATGATTTGCTTCtgagaaaatttcagaatattaCTAATAACTTGGAAGTATGCCCTAGCATGTATGTGAACAACTGTAGGTATCCATGAGTgacgtaataaatttttatttaatttgtatAGTCTTGTTCTTACTTTAATATTGCACAGGCAAGTGGTTGGTCTGACTAGGGCTCGATACGCCCTTTTATTGGGGCAGAGCTCTACTACCTCCATTGTGTTCTAAGACTCCCTtagaattgaaacaaatttgttaaaaaatatataccaaATGGGatataattgttataaaaatcaattacaaagtgtaatataaaaattttaaagtatTTAAAACTCGATCATCCGACACTGAAGCTTTGACGAAGCTGTTTGCAGTGAAGTTTCAGCCTCTGCCAAAATAAAAGCATGCTAATATCAAATTAAATGGAATCATGTAATTTGTTTTGAGGCTAATTTCCGAGGAATGCACAGgaaattcatcaatttaaaacaaattca contains:
- the LOC124307993 gene encoding stabilizer of axonemal microtubules 2-like, with translation MEVVELCPNKRAYRALVRPTTCLCNIKSLKRYVQPAREKSYAPEKVYCPPTKPIDASTTYHLSYLNIDKAATPHAKTQSFKPVHSLDRAMGKISDETTNRLSFRANWGVTRAKAFTPSRRTQSGQGPMQCVTTARHDYVPKYVPRMDLFVPCNNIRTSSGVLEDKTTAALSYMNPGPVEPVISYKPEGRYCPPEKSIEKYTTQKLSYQPFRVQRKEIYPWKLKQAYKYKFLDYFYFIVEKILYYYKYQIFCKRPPDASMEGATTYSKSYLQNANLAREQPFKPANECIIFPGGAQFARKTIYGESFLPCDIERPAPIRPCSNIARSDQKMSGDTTNKLSYQPVSVEKRGLIIPSRRNMMGDGPMQCLTTNRHDFVPKLVPRPDLVIPCNNIRSSDQPLEGRTTATLSYMDPGPVEPVTSYKPVSQYCKLIRITQINLHPSIVRPAAKIDGETINKLSYQPWIPRPKMELPWAQKTQYKPPTAKMCDDTVYHQSYPAPGYYVEDSISAECPCPPESQEDCDLD